The DNA segment TGTTTCTGGTGATCCGATAATTTTGCACCAGACTGCCCTAGCTCAGCTGGCTTGTGATTAATGATTACAGTGGCGGAAGTAGATGGGGTGGATGCAGACACTACATTAGCATTCCTTCAGCTCATCCACTCTGCTCCACGGCGCTCCACAGGAGGCAGAATCCCCTCACCTTATCTATGAAGAGAGGTAGCGcaagaaaattaaatattgcCCCGAGTCACGGACTTAGAAGGTGGCCACTACTGAGACCCCAAATCTGGTTAGAATTCCACCCAGTAGTGCACCACAGAGGGCTGAGCTGGGCGAACACCTGAGTTGGGCCACACTTGAGCTAGCTGTGTGAATAAAAACATGGACACAGAGCCGGGCACAGTCACCCCTGCCTCTGAAtagtacttgggaggtgggggcaggcaAATTGGGAGTTCTTGGTCAGATGGGGCTATactgtgagaccctgttttataAACCAAGGTGTGGGAAGACAGCTCAGTAACGCTCTTACTGAACGTTACTATTTCCCATCCTGGGCGAGGACTTGAACTCAGTCccctgcaagaaaaaaaaaaaaggttaaataaaCCATACCCGGCAAGCAAGACTGTCCAGTAAGCATGTTACCAGTTGGGTTTCTTAGCCTCTTTGGTAATTGAAATACAGAATGGGCAGCAGTATGTATGGTAGACTTTAGCCAGGGTTGCTAAAAAGAAACAGCTCCAaaaatgggtggtggtggtggtgtgtgtgcatacatgcacacatgtgcacatggagACAACAGGACAACCTCTGGTATTGTTCCCCAGGTACTGCCTGACCTTTTTAGACAGGGCTTTGCCCACTGAACTGTCCCCCCAGCCCAGACAAATTTTGAAGTTAGTGCCTATCAGTAACATGTCTCAGATCTAAATAAAATTATAGACATGTTTCTTCCTCAAATCAAGATCTCTTTGTCTGGTGCCACAGATATTCCTCGTTGCGTGTGTTGTACCCAAACTCTGCCTACAGAGAGGACCTGTGCCAACCACCCCGCACCCTTCCAGCCCATCCACTATTCAGCTAGATATGAGCTAGCGAAAGATGCACTGATCTCTTGGCACCAAGACCTCTCCGGCCAGCCATGCAGCTTGGGCCTGTTGCCTGGTGCTGTGTCCTCACCTAGAGTTCCCAGCCGGTTCAATTCCCAAAGGCCCTGTGAGCTCCTTGTCGACTCCGCATTTAGGCTCATCACACCTCTGGTGTGCTGGTCTTATCACCCTCCTCCTGGCTCTGaacatcttttccaaatctgcatTCAGAAAAATCCTTTCAGAATCTATCTTAACCTGTCTTCCATCAAAGTAGCAGTAACAATGCTCACTGCATGCCAGACCTCGGTCCAGGAATCCACTTGTTTTAGTTTATCTGCCACCATCACCTTCTACAGTCTAAAGAAGGGAGAGGATGGCACTATGCTCCAGTAACCACACCAGGGTCACATACCTCTAAAGGGTCCGAGAACCTCCAGAGCCTACTGTCAGACATTGTGAGTCAGTAGGTCAGAGGGTCAGTGGGTCAGTGAGCCAATGCTTCGATTACCTCTCCTGGCTCCCTGCATGCCTGTCCTGCTCAGACTCCTGAAGAGTACATTTCTGTTTTGTTAGTCTTGCTCCCCTCGGGGCTTAGCATACATCTGGCACATGTAGTATGGATCTGAGTCCTGCTGACTATGCCTGACCCTGCTGCCTGTCAGCTGTTAATCACCCGTGCAAGCACagggcacacagcacacacatcctAGGAAAACAAAAAGGCTTCCACTTTGGACCTTAGCTAGGATGTGTCAGATGCTCTCCTGGGCATCGGCTCTGCTAGAGGAAGGAGCATGGGTCTTCCTGGGAGGACAGCTTTCATCCCTCATAAGGTCTATGGGTATATTACCAgcataaaaaagttaaaaataaacgtGTAATGTTTATGGGACTCTTGAAGTAACAGCTGCATTAATCCAGCTTAAATAGCTCAGCACCTTATGCTGAGTTGCACCCTGGACATTCACGTGTATTGAGGCTGGGGGTTGGGGTAATTCCCATGCGCTCCTTAGTGGGACGTGTTACTTCTGTGTCTTCTGCTTGTCTGCTTACTGAGTGAAGAATGTCGGGGCGCCTTTGCCCCCATAGTTTGTAGGATTTTTCTTTGAAAGATGTATCTATTAAACCTGTTGTAGGTGGAAAGTGAGACCAACGTCCTGCAAGACGGCTCCCTCATTGACCTGTGTGGGGCCACTCTCCTCTGGAGAACCGCAGATGGCCTTTTTCACGCTCCTACTCAGAAGCACATAGAAGCCCTCCGGCAGGAGATCAATGCAGCCCGACCCCAGTGCCCCGTGGGCCTTAACACCCTGGCCTTCCCCAGCATCAACCGGAAGGAAGTGGTGGAAGAGAAGCAGCCCTGGGCATACCTGAGCTGCGGCCATGTGCACGGCTACCACAGCTGGGGCCATCGGAGCGACACGGAAGCCAACGAGAGGGAGTGTCCCATGTGCAGGACTGTGGGCCCCTACGTCCCTCTCTGGCTGGGCTGTGAGGCAGGATTTTATGTCGATGCGGGACCCCCAACTCACGCTTTCACCCCCTGCGGGCACGTCTGTTCAGAGAAGTCTGCCAAGTACTGGTCGCAGATCCCACTGCCCCACGGAACGCACGCGTTTCACGCCGCCTGTCCGTTCTGCGCCACGCAGCTGGTTGGTGAACAGAACTGCATCAAATTGATTTTCCAAGGTCCAGTGGACTGACACCCTGGACGGCCATCTCCACGGCATTAACACGTTACTGTGAAGATTCCGCCACTAACTGTAGATTCTACCTTTTTGTAATGCTGTTTGTTAAGGGGAAGGCGGACTGGGTTGGGAAATGGGGGCTGGTGACGAAATGTGGCAGGCGCTGACAGATACCACTGTGTTTTGCATGCTCAGAACAGCAGCATCAGCATCGTCACTGAGGTCTGCCTGATTAAACTTTAATACCTGTGTAATAATTGGATCTCAACTgccatgcttttctttttaactttaggTTTTTAAccagattttttccccctttgtaaACTTGGGTAAGATTTTACAAATGTAGAAGAAATGTACTCAGCAAATGTCTCTTAGAGCACAGCCTGCAGAGCCATGTGGCACAAGTGCCACACATCCTATGATGTTCAGTGGCTGTGAATACTTGACAGTGGCTAGAATCTGACCCAATACCTAAGGGCCACCTCTGTCAGCCCTGCCACAAACACCCGTGGACAGGAGGCGTAGGCCATGCACTTGTCTTGAAATCTGCAGCTTTTTCTcaccttttctttttaactttgggTGGAAGAGGGTATTCGTatactgttttgttttacttttagtgGAATTCACTTACATACTCATTCATCAGATACTTGGCATGTCAAACAAAGAATTTCCCCATGGTTTTAATCTGCCCTGTTATGGGCTGCTCCTCATCTTACGTGTCAAGAAGtgactggttggttgattggttggttgattgattgattgatgattgaatTCATGAGCTGAGGGGAATGGCCTTGCACTACGGGGGCTGGTGCTGCTGCAGTTGGCAGCAGTGGGCTGTCCTAGGTACTCTTGACACCAGCTTTGTCTGGACACCAGAACACTTACGACCCAAGTGGGATTTAAAGTacgcttttactttttaaaatccaCTTGTTGGCACTTCACAGAAcggtttccttctcttctccttcttagGAAAGACAAAATTTTGTAAGCCCAGAAGCAACAAGCGACAGTGAGATTGCCATTTCTGTCCCCTACCTTCCCACCATCTGTCACCTTCCCTTCCAGTTTAAGGAGCCCCataagttgtttgtttttatttttttcaatgtttgcAAATCAGACTAAACCTAAATGTGCTGATGAGATACACGGAGCACTGAGCGGCGTGTCTGCCGAAATCATTTGAAATTCCTGATTTTGAGAGACCAAGTGAGTGTTTACTGAGGAATAATTAAATCAGGATTTCATTGAGCTGCAATGACCCTCTCTTTCAGTTTCATCTTGCATTGATTAATGATGCCTGAATACTCGTTTTCCATGCTTGGTGCCAGGAGTATCTGTGGCTCCCAGAGTGTCAGCATGGAGAGACACTGCTGAGCTTGGCTGTGTTCCACCCCATTCCCAAGGAGGAAGTCTCCAGTAAAATCAGCGTCCGCTCAGGTGGACCGTCAGCAGCTTTGAGCTGCCTGTTTTAGCGTTTGTAAATATAGATAATTTATATGATTATGACATATCCATACTTGAATTGGTTTTTCCATATCTTGCCCATTAGCAGATACTATTTTGCCTATTTTCACAAATTAAACCTATGTGACTACTTTTTTCCTGAAAGCAAAACGGTAATATTAATTGCTCTGTAGCGCTGCTGCTCAGTTTGATTCAGTGTGCTGTCATTTTAAAAGGAGCTTTATTTTCCCATGGAGACTGTTCTGTAGTAAgagaggtttggttttttgttttgttttgttttgttttaattatatttatgatGTGAAAATCCAACAGCAGTCTTTTTACTGATATTTCCCTGTGTTCTACATAGATTACCtgcagacaaaaaagaaaaagaaataaaggcaggcagacagagagagagagagagagagagagagaactttctaGAGAAACCTATAGGGTGTCATCTGG comes from the Mus musculus strain C57BL/6J chromosome 14, GRCm38.p6 C57BL/6J genome and includes:
- the Peli2 gene encoding E3 ubiquitin-protein ligase pellino homolog 2 isoform X2, which codes for MFQVGRSTESPIDFVVTDTVSGGQNEDAQITQSTISRFACRIVCDRNEPYTARIFAAGFDSSKNIFLGEKAAKWKNPDGHMDGLTTNGVLVMHPQGGFTEESQPGVWREISVCGDVYTLRETRSAQQRGKLVESETNVLQDGSLIDLCGATLLWRTADGLFHAPTQKHIEALRQEINAARPQCPVGLNTLAFPSINRKEVVEEKQPWAYLSCGHVHGYHSWGHRSDTEANERECPMCRTVGPYVPLWLGCEAGFYVDAGPPTHAFTPCGHVCSEKSAKYWSQIPLPHGTHAFHAACPFCATQLVGEQNCIKLIFQGPVD
- the Peli2 gene encoding E3 ubiquitin-protein ligase pellino homolog 2 isoform X1, which gives rise to MVSTPQASKAISSRGHHSISYTLSRSQTVVVEYTHDKDTDMFQVGRSTESPIDFVVTDTVSGGQNEDAQITQSTISRFACRIVCDRNEPYTARIFAAGFDSSKNIFLGEKAAKWKNPDGHMDGLTTNGVLVMHPQGGFTEESQPGVWREISVCGDVYTLRETRSAQQRGKLVESETNVLQDGSLIDLCGATLLWRTADGLFHAPTQKHIEALRQEINAARPQCPVGLNTLAFPSINRKEVVEEKQPWAYLSCGHVHGYHSWGHRSDTEANERECPMCRTVGPYVPLWLGCEAGFYVDAGPPTHAFTPCGHVCSEKSAKYWSQIPLPHGTHAFHAACPFCATQLVGEQNCIKLIFQGPVD